In a single window of the Streptomyces sp. HUAS ZL42 genome:
- the cobA gene encoding uroporphyrinogen-III C-methyltransferase, with product MAEHPAYPVGLRLTGRRVVVLGGGQVAQRRLPALIAAGADVLLVSPEATPSVEAMADAGEITWEKRPYAQGDLAAAWYALIATSDPDANARASAEAEAHRVWCVRSDDADAATAWTPATGHSEGVTVAVLTTNARGRDPRHTAAIRDAVVEGLRDGTLVAPHHRTRTAGVALVGGGPGDPDLITVRGRRLLAEADVVIADRLGPRDLLAELPPHVEVIDAAKIPYGRFMAQEAINNALIEHAKQGKSVVRLKGGDPYVFGRGMEELQALAEAGIPCTVVPGISSSISVPGAAGIPVTHRGVAHEFTVVSGHVAPDDERSLVDWPSLAKLTGTLVILMGVDKIGRIAETLVAHGKPADTPVALIQEGTTATQRRVDATLATVAETVRAEEVKPPAVIVIGEVVKVGPESLTAARPETSA from the coding sequence ATGGCCGAACACCCCGCCTACCCCGTAGGCCTCCGTCTCACCGGCCGCAGGGTCGTCGTCCTCGGCGGAGGTCAGGTGGCCCAGCGCCGCCTCCCCGCGCTCATCGCGGCGGGCGCGGACGTCCTCCTCGTATCCCCGGAGGCGACCCCCTCGGTCGAAGCCATGGCGGACGCGGGCGAGATCACCTGGGAGAAGCGTCCCTACGCGCAGGGCGACCTCGCAGCTGCCTGGTACGCCCTGATCGCCACCAGCGACCCCGACGCGAACGCCCGGGCCTCCGCCGAGGCAGAGGCACACCGCGTGTGGTGCGTCCGCTCCGACGACGCCGACGCGGCCACGGCCTGGACCCCCGCCACCGGTCACAGCGAAGGCGTCACCGTGGCCGTCCTCACCACGAACGCCCGCGGCCGCGACCCCCGCCACACCGCCGCCATTCGCGACGCGGTCGTAGAGGGCCTGCGCGACGGCACCCTCGTGGCACCCCATCACCGCACCCGCACCGCAGGCGTCGCCCTTGTCGGCGGCGGCCCGGGCGACCCGGACCTGATCACGGTCCGCGGCCGCCGCCTGCTCGCCGAGGCGGACGTCGTCATCGCGGACCGGCTGGGCCCGCGCGACCTGCTCGCCGAACTCCCGCCCCACGTCGAGGTCATCGACGCCGCGAAGATCCCGTACGGCCGTTTCATGGCCCAGGAGGCCATCAACAACGCCCTGATCGAGCACGCCAAGCAGGGCAAGTCGGTCGTACGGCTGAAGGGCGGCGACCCGTACGTCTTCGGCCGTGGCATGGAGGAGCTCCAGGCACTCGCCGAGGCCGGCATCCCGTGCACCGTCGTCCCCGGCATCTCCAGCTCGATCTCGGTTCCGGGCGCGGCCGGCATCCCGGTCACCCACCGCGGCGTCGCCCACGAGTTCACGGTGGTCAGCGGCCATGTCGCCCCGGACGACGAACGCTCCCTGGTCGACTGGCCGTCCCTGGCGAAGCTGACCGGCACGCTCGTGATCCTGATGGGCGTCGACAAGATCGGCCGGATCGCGGAGACGCTGGTGGCGCACGGCAAGCCCGCGGACACCCCGGTGGCCCTGATCCAGGAGGGCACGACGGCCACGCAGCGGCGCGTCGACGCGACCCTCGCGACGGTCGCCGAGACGGTGCGCGCCGAGGAGGTGAAGCCCCCGGCCGTCATCGTCATCGGCGAGGTCGTGAAGGTGGGGCCGGAATCCCTCACCGCCGCACGCCCGGAGACATCGGCGTAA
- a CDS encoding TrmH family RNA methyltransferase: protein MADLITVEDPDDPCLRDYTGLTDVDLRRKREPAEGLFIAEGEKVIRRAKEAGYEMRSMLLSAKWIDVMRDVIDELPAPVYAVSPELAEQVTGYHVHRGALASMQRKPLPTAAELLQTARRVVVMESVNDHTNIGAIFRSAAALGMDAVLLSPDCADPLYRRSVKVSMGAVFSVPYARLDTWPKSLESVREAGFTLLALTPDEKAKSLDEAAPHRMDRVALMLGAEGDGLSTQALVAADEWVRIPMSHGVDSLNVGAAAAVAFYAVATGRPRS from the coding sequence GTGGCCGATCTCATCACCGTTGAGGATCCCGACGACCCGTGCCTGCGCGACTACACGGGCCTGACCGACGTCGACTTGCGCCGCAAGCGCGAACCGGCCGAGGGTCTGTTCATCGCCGAGGGCGAGAAGGTCATCAGAAGGGCGAAGGAAGCGGGCTACGAGATGCGCTCGATGCTGCTCTCGGCCAAGTGGATCGACGTCATGCGGGACGTCATCGACGAGCTCCCGGCCCCCGTCTACGCGGTCAGCCCGGAACTCGCCGAACAGGTCACCGGTTACCACGTGCACCGCGGCGCGCTCGCCTCCATGCAGCGCAAGCCGCTGCCCACGGCGGCCGAACTCCTGCAGACCGCCCGCCGGGTCGTGGTCATGGAGTCGGTCAACGACCACACCAACATCGGCGCCATCTTCCGCTCCGCGGCCGCCCTCGGCATGGACGCGGTACTGCTGTCGCCGGACTGCGCGGACCCCCTCTACCGCCGCAGCGTGAAGGTCTCGATGGGCGCGGTCTTCTCCGTGCCGTACGCCCGCCTGGACACCTGGCCCAAGAGCCTGGAGTCGGTCCGCGAGGCGGGTTTCACGCTGCTCGCCCTCACCCCGGACGAGAAGGCGAAGTCGCTCGACGAAGCGGCTCCGCACCGGATGGACCGGGTCGCCCTCATGCTCGGCGCCGAGGGGGACGGCCTTTCCACCCAGGCCCTGGTCGCCGCCGACGAATGGGTCCGCATCCCGATGTCCCACGGCGTCGACTCCCTCAACGTGGGCGCGGCGGCAGCGGTCGCGTTCTACGCGGTGGCGACCGGACGTCCGCGGAGCTAG
- a CDS encoding protein kinase — MNMAMMRLRREDPRVVGSFRLHRRLGAGGMGVVYLGSDKKGQRVALKVIRPDLAEDQEFRTRFAREVSAARRIRGGCTARLVAADLDADRPWFATQYVPGPSLHDKVADEGPLGAAELAAIGAALSEGLVAVHEAGVVHRDLKPSNILLSPKGPRIIDFGIAWATGASTLTHVGTAVGSPGFLAPEQVRGAVVTPATDVFSLGATLAYASTADSPFGHGSSEVMLYRVVHEEPQLHGVPDALAPLIRTCLAKDPEERPSTLELSLRLKEIAAREAQGQAEARPPAPRAAEADRPTGRLTDTGYPERTQRRPQVQQGGVQGTPTSRGAGSTSRGQAPVRGGAPSRGGSASRGGGASTSRGGTAPSSRPGARTTPASRATRAGSGSRPAPRSGAGRPATRPTGTGRRPANPRLLRQRLFVFVVVTLLVALGIGVVQGCQASARGLGGGVDVVRQQQEHESRGP; from the coding sequence ATGAACATGGCGATGATGCGCCTGAGGCGCGAGGACCCGCGCGTCGTCGGCTCGTTCAGGCTTCACCGACGGCTCGGCGCGGGCGGGATGGGCGTTGTCTACCTGGGCTCCGACAAGAAGGGGCAGCGGGTCGCGCTCAAGGTGATCAGGCCCGATCTGGCGGAGGATCAGGAGTTCCGGACGCGGTTCGCGCGTGAGGTCTCGGCCGCGCGGCGGATCAGGGGTGGGTGCACGGCACGGCTGGTCGCCGCCGATCTGGACGCGGACCGGCCCTGGTTCGCCACGCAGTACGTGCCCGGTCCCTCCCTCCACGACAAGGTCGCCGACGAGGGGCCGCTCGGCGCGGCTGAGCTGGCCGCGATCGGTGCCGCACTGTCCGAAGGGCTGGTCGCCGTGCACGAGGCCGGCGTCGTGCACCGGGATCTGAAGCCGTCCAACATCCTGCTGTCCCCCAAGGGACCGCGGATCATCGACTTCGGCATCGCCTGGGCGACCGGGGCCTCCACGCTCACCCACGTCGGCACGGCCGTCGGCTCACCCGGCTTCCTGGCACCGGAGCAGGTGCGCGGGGCCGTGGTCACCCCGGCCACGGACGTGTTCTCGCTCGGCGCCACGCTCGCCTACGCCTCGACGGCCGACTCACCGTTCGGGCACGGCAGTTCCGAGGTGATGCTCTACCGCGTGGTGCACGAGGAACCGCAGCTGCACGGCGTACCGGACGCCCTGGCACCACTGATCAGGACGTGTCTGGCGAAGGACCCCGAGGAACGGCCCAGCACTCTCGAGCTGTCCCTGCGCCTCAAGGAGATCGCGGCCCGCGAGGCCCAGGGCCAGGCCGAGGCAAGACCGCCCGCACCCCGCGCCGCGGAGGCGGACCGCCCGACCGGACGGCTCACCGACACCGGTTACCCGGAGCGCACCCAGCGGCGTCCGCAGGTGCAGCAGGGCGGAGTGCAGGGGACTCCGACGTCCCGGGGGGCGGGCTCCACCTCGCGGGGGCAGGCTCCGGTGCGGGGCGGAGCCCCGTCGCGCGGTGGCAGTGCTTCTCGGGGCGGCGGTGCCAGTACGTCGCGCGGTGGAACGGCCCCGTCGTCCCGCCCCGGCGCGCGAACCACGCCCGCCTCCCGCGCCACGCGCGCAGGCAGCGGCTCCCGTCCGGCTCCCCGCAGCGGTGCGGGACGTCCGGCGACCCGGCCCACCGGGACCGGGCGGCGGCCCGCCAATCCGCGTCTGCTGCGCCAGCGGCTGTTCGTGTTCGTCGTCGTGACGCTGCTCGTGGCGCTCGGCATCGGCGTGGTACAGGGCTGCCAGGCGTCCGCCAGGGGGCTCGGGGGCGGCGTGGACGTCGTAAGACAGCAGCAGGAGCACGAGTCCCGGGGTCCCTAG
- a CDS encoding phosphotransferase family protein: MTADLLPELTARVRTAAHPHRPHSSTCACGASTLADRPDVTVVRHADTVAKAHAPHTATDELTLRLTTAVHHPDILLPPLAPTPADLPGGRLVTFWPYGTPVDPDAPEAAPWEAAATLLARLHLTPAPPALPPMRGPHKAARALTRLRAAVAGDHPAATPVLRAWTLLPAWARAEAPQPDTTTLCHGDLHLGQLVRHPAPDGPWRLIDVDDLGVGVPAWDLARPAAWYACGLLPPDEWARFLGAYRAAGGPAVPPDGDPWPALDVPARALTVQTAAQVIVKALAADRPLDEVERSVVDACVRMGHIPHIPRS; the protein is encoded by the coding sequence GTGACCGCAGACCTGCTCCCCGAACTGACCGCGAGAGTCAGAACCGCAGCTCACCCGCACCGCCCGCACTCCAGCACCTGCGCCTGCGGAGCCAGCACCCTCGCCGACCGCCCCGACGTCACCGTCGTACGCCACGCCGACACAGTCGCCAAGGCACACGCACCGCACACAGCCACGGACGAGCTCACTCTCCGCCTGACCACGGCAGTGCACCACCCCGACATCCTGCTGCCCCCGCTCGCCCCGACACCGGCCGACCTGCCCGGCGGCAGACTCGTGACCTTCTGGCCGTACGGCACCCCGGTGGACCCGGACGCCCCGGAGGCCGCTCCCTGGGAAGCCGCCGCCACCCTCCTCGCCCGCCTCCACCTGACCCCCGCCCCGCCCGCCCTGCCTCCCATGCGGGGCCCGCACAAGGCCGCCCGGGCCCTCACCCGCCTCCGCGCCGCAGTCGCCGGCGACCACCCCGCAGCCACCCCCGTTCTGCGCGCCTGGACGCTGCTCCCCGCCTGGGCCCGGGCCGAAGCCCCGCAGCCCGACACCACCACCCTCTGCCACGGCGATCTCCACCTCGGCCAACTGGTCCGCCACCCCGCCCCCGACGGTCCCTGGCGGCTGATCGACGTCGACGACCTGGGGGTGGGCGTCCCGGCCTGGGACCTCGCGCGCCCGGCGGCCTGGTACGCCTGCGGACTGCTCCCGCCCGACGAGTGGGCCCGTTTCCTCGGCGCATACCGGGCGGCGGGCGGCCCCGCGGTCCCCCCGGACGGCGACCCCTGGCCCGCACTCGACGTCCCGGCCCGTGCCCTCACCGTGCAGACCGCGGCCCAGGTGATCGTGAAGGCGCTTGCGGCGGACCGTCCGCTGGACGAGGTGGAGCGGTCCGTCGTGGACGCATGTGTCCGAATGGGCCACATCCCCCACATCCCGCGGAGTTGA
- a CDS encoding zf-TFIIB domain-containing protein yields MQCPKCHAPMHTYNRNGVQIEQCSGCRGIFLDYGELEALTRLESQWSQPAPPPPAAPQAYPAPQAPAWGAPHGSHYGGHHRHKSFGHMLFSS; encoded by the coding sequence ATGCAGTGTCCGAAGTGTCATGCGCCGATGCACACGTACAACCGCAACGGCGTCCAGATCGAGCAGTGCAGCGGCTGCCGCGGGATATTTCTCGACTACGGCGAGCTGGAGGCGCTGACCCGCCTGGAGTCCCAGTGGTCCCAGCCCGCGCCGCCGCCCCCGGCCGCCCCGCAGGCGTACCCGGCCCCGCAGGCCCCCGCCTGGGGCGCCCCGCACGGCAGCCACTACGGAGGCCACCACCGCCACAAGAGCTTCGGCCACATGCTGTTCTCCAGCTGA
- a CDS encoding chorismate-binding protein, with amino-acid sequence MLDLPPLARFGNRVATGLIDVTGDPAALDSTGFWAVCADFEGRLVCARFRDVRVEPVPVPVPGQWRGPAAGDWTSSLDRAAYTAGVRRVREHIAAGEVYQANLCRVLSAPVAADADVDALTALLARGNPAPYAGTIRLPAHGVELASASPELFLRRDGRVVESGPIKGTGRTEADLLEKDYAENVMIVDLVRNDIGRVCATGSVTVPDLCAVEKHPGLVHLVSLVRGELRADAGWPELLDAAFPPGSVTGAPKSSALRIIEALETAPRGPYCGGIGWVDADRGAGELAVGIRTFWIDRAEGVLRFGTGAGITWGSDPEAEWRETELKAARLLAVASGAYEVSGRDLQ; translated from the coding sequence GTGCTCGATCTCCCTCCGCTCGCCCGCTTCGGCAACCGCGTCGCCACCGGCCTCATCGACGTCACCGGCGATCCCGCGGCCCTCGACTCCACCGGTTTCTGGGCCGTCTGCGCGGACTTCGAGGGCCGTCTGGTCTGCGCCCGCTTCCGCGACGTACGAGTGGAGCCCGTGCCCGTTCCCGTGCCGGGGCAGTGGCGGGGACCGGCCGCCGGTGACTGGACGTCCTCCCTCGACCGCGCCGCGTACACGGCCGGGGTCCGTCGTGTCCGTGAGCACATCGCGGCCGGCGAGGTCTACCAGGCGAACCTCTGCCGCGTCCTGTCGGCGCCGGTCGCGGCCGACGCCGATGTCGACGCCCTCACGGCCCTGCTGGCCCGCGGCAACCCCGCGCCGTACGCAGGAACGATCCGCCTGCCGGCACACGGCGTGGAGCTGGCCAGCGCGTCCCCGGAACTCTTCCTGCGCCGCGACGGCCGGGTCGTCGAGTCCGGTCCCATCAAGGGCACCGGCCGCACTGAGGCGGACCTCCTGGAGAAGGACTACGCCGAGAACGTGATGATCGTGGACCTGGTCCGCAACGACATCGGGCGCGTCTGCGCCACCGGCAGCGTGACCGTCCCCGATCTGTGTGCCGTCGAGAAACACCCGGGGCTGGTGCACCTCGTCTCCCTCGTACGCGGCGAGCTGCGCGCGGACGCCGGATGGCCGGAGCTGCTGGACGCCGCGTTCCCGCCCGGCTCGGTCACCGGCGCCCCCAAATCGAGCGCGCTGCGGATCATCGAAGCCCTGGAGACGGCCCCCCGGGGGCCGTACTGCGGCGGGATCGGCTGGGTCGACGCCGACCGCGGCGCGGGCGAGCTGGCCGTCGGCATCCGCACCTTCTGGATCGACCGCGCCGAGGGTGTGCTGCGCTTCGGTACCGGCGCCGGCATCACCTGGGGCTCCGACCCGGAGGCGGAGTGGCGGGAGACCGAGCTGAAGGCCGCCCGGCTGCTCGCGGTAGCGTCGGGAGCGTACGAGGTGAGTGGAAGGGACCTTCAGTGA
- a CDS encoding aminotransferase class IV produces the protein MKIWLDGGLQDIESARVSVFDHGLTVGDGIFETVKAVDGKPFALTRHLDRLTRSARGLGLPDPDLDEVRRGCAAVLEANPMPLGRLRITYTGGHGPLGSDRGDRGPTLVVALGETARRPDSTAVITVPWTRNERGALTGLKTTSYAENVVALARAHQHGASEALFANTVGQLCEGTGSNVFVVVDGEIHTPPLASGCLAGITRALTVEWTGAKETDLPLDVLERAEEIFLTSTLRDIQAVHRVDDRELPGAPGPVTAKAMRIFDERSGEDLDP, from the coding sequence GTGAAGATCTGGCTCGACGGCGGTCTGCAGGACATCGAGTCCGCCCGCGTCTCCGTCTTCGACCACGGGCTGACCGTGGGCGACGGCATCTTCGAGACGGTGAAGGCGGTCGACGGCAAGCCGTTCGCGCTCACCCGCCACCTCGACCGGCTGACCCGCTCCGCCCGTGGTCTCGGCCTGCCCGACCCCGACCTCGACGAGGTCCGCCGCGGCTGCGCCGCCGTCCTCGAGGCCAACCCGATGCCGCTGGGCCGCCTGCGCATCACGTACACCGGCGGTCACGGCCCGCTCGGCTCCGACCGCGGTGATCGCGGACCGACCCTCGTGGTCGCCCTCGGTGAGACCGCCCGCCGCCCCGACTCCACGGCCGTGATCACGGTTCCCTGGACCCGCAACGAGCGCGGTGCGCTCACCGGCCTGAAGACGACCTCGTACGCCGAGAACGTCGTCGCCCTCGCCCGCGCCCACCAACACGGCGCGTCGGAAGCCCTGTTCGCCAACACGGTCGGGCAGCTCTGCGAAGGCACCGGCTCCAACGTCTTCGTCGTCGTCGACGGCGAGATCCACACCCCGCCGCTCGCCTCCGGCTGCCTCGCGGGCATCACCCGGGCGCTCACCGTCGAGTGGACCGGCGCCAAGGAGACCGACCTGCCGCTGGACGTGCTGGAGCGGGCCGAGGAGATCTTCCTCACCTCCACCCTGCGCGACATCCAGGCCGTGCACCGCGTCGACGACCGTGAACTGCCCGGCGCGCCGGGCCCGGTGACCGCCAAGGCGATGCGGATCTTCGACGAGCGGTCCGGGGAGGACCTCGATCCGTAA
- a CDS encoding GNAT family N-acetyltransferase, translating to MTTTLRPTEPLQRTEDGTRSRRYQVCVNSRPVGSIHLGTSPQFGDSVACIRDLRIEEPDRRRGRGTVAALAAEEVARGWGCTQIEVGVPASAEAALRLVKALGYVLRNRNMEKELGDSLPELPAGSRARTMTETEFEAWHAHESEDYARTWIERGIPEAEAYAKARRDHEMLLPQGLTTENMRFSVLEHEGKRVGTLWLALHAGRHWVFDVEVDADHRGHGHGRTLMLLAEIQAMGAGGRTLDLNVFADNTPAERLYESLGYETTRYALYKPLL from the coding sequence ATGACCACCACTCTGCGGCCGACCGAGCCGCTCCAGCGAACCGAGGACGGAACGCGCTCACGCCGTTACCAGGTGTGCGTGAACAGCCGTCCGGTCGGCTCGATACATCTAGGCACCTCACCCCAGTTCGGCGACTCGGTGGCCTGCATCCGCGATCTGCGCATCGAGGAGCCGGACCGTCGCCGCGGCCGGGGCACGGTGGCCGCCCTCGCCGCGGAGGAGGTGGCGCGCGGCTGGGGCTGCACACAGATCGAGGTGGGCGTCCCGGCCTCCGCCGAGGCGGCGCTGCGGCTCGTCAAGGCGCTGGGGTACGTCCTGCGCAACCGGAACATGGAGAAGGAACTCGGCGACTCCCTGCCCGAACTCCCCGCAGGCAGCCGTGCACGGACCATGACGGAGACCGAGTTCGAGGCGTGGCATGCGCACGAGTCGGAGGACTACGCCCGGACCTGGATCGAACGGGGCATCCCCGAGGCCGAGGCCTACGCCAAGGCGCGGCGCGACCACGAGATGCTCCTGCCGCAGGGGCTTACCACCGAGAACATGCGGTTCAGCGTGCTGGAGCACGAGGGGAAGCGCGTGGGGACCCTGTGGCTGGCCCTGCACGCCGGCCGGCACTGGGTCTTCGACGTCGAGGTCGACGCGGACCACCGCGGCCACGGACACGGCCGTACGCTCATGCTCCTCGCGGAGATCCAGGCGATGGGGGCCGGCGGCCGCACCCTCGACCTGAACGTGTTCGCGGACAACACCCCGGCCGAGCGGCTGTACGAGTCACTCGGCTACGAGACGACGCGCTACGCCCTCTACAAGCCGCTGCTGTGA
- a CDS encoding DsbA family protein — translation MSDSSPDSAPARPAAPVLDVWCELQCPDCRSALDDLRALRARYGDRLELRLRHFPLEKHKHAFAAAQAAEEAAEQGQGWPYVEAVLGRVEDLGRKGEPFLVEVAAELGLDAEEFDTALIDGRHILVVDADQAEGKAIGVTGTPTYVIGGERLDGGKSQEGLRERIEEIADRLLAEQEA, via the coding sequence ATGAGCGACTCCTCCCCCGACTCCGCACCCGCGCGTCCCGCCGCCCCGGTGCTCGACGTCTGGTGCGAACTCCAGTGTCCGGACTGCCGCAGCGCCCTGGACGACCTCCGCGCCCTGCGCGCCCGCTACGGCGACCGGCTGGAACTGCGGCTGCGGCACTTCCCGCTGGAGAAGCACAAGCACGCCTTCGCCGCAGCGCAGGCCGCCGAGGAGGCCGCGGAGCAGGGCCAGGGGTGGCCGTACGTGGAGGCGGTGCTCGGCCGGGTCGAGGACCTGGGCCGGAAGGGGGAACCCTTCCTGGTCGAGGTGGCCGCTGAACTCGGTCTGGACGCCGAGGAGTTCGACACGGCCCTGATCGACGGCCGGCACATCCTGGTCGTGGACGCCGATCAGGCCGAGGGCAAGGCGATCGGCGTGACCGGTACCCCGACGTACGTCATCGGCGGCGAGCGTCTCGACGGCGGCAAGAGCCAGGAGGGTCTGCGCGAGCGCATCGAGGAGATCGCCGACAGGCTGCTGGCGGAGCAGGAGGCCTGA
- a CDS encoding CGNR zinc finger domain-containing protein — translation MLITHDTRCALDTVVDLVNTAPEDDTTPDGLPDVAALEEFVRTHDISDVGMLSEFDLSAVRKVRGRFAGVFAAPDPRSAAGLINELVAAAGTTPRLTDHDGYDWHVHYFAPGASVADHLAADCGMALAFFVVAGEEERLRRCEAPDCRRAFVDLSRNRSRRYCDSRTCGNRLHVAAYRARRKEAAG, via the coding sequence GTGCTGATCACCCACGACACCCGGTGCGCACTCGACACCGTGGTGGATCTGGTGAACACCGCGCCGGAGGACGACACCACGCCCGACGGACTGCCGGATGTCGCTGCCCTCGAGGAATTCGTACGCACGCACGACATCAGTGATGTCGGCATGCTCTCGGAGTTCGACCTCTCGGCGGTGCGCAAGGTCCGGGGACGGTTCGCCGGAGTCTTCGCGGCCCCGGATCCCCGGTCCGCTGCCGGGTTGATCAACGAGTTGGTCGCCGCCGCGGGCACCACGCCCCGGCTCACCGACCACGACGGCTACGACTGGCATGTGCACTACTTCGCCCCCGGCGCCTCGGTCGCCGACCATCTGGCGGCCGACTGCGGAATGGCCCTGGCCTTCTTCGTGGTGGCCGGGGAGGAGGAGCGGCTGCGCCGCTGCGAGGCGCCCGACTGCCGGCGCGCCTTCGTCGACCTCTCCAGGAACCGCTCCCGGCGCTACTGCGACAGCCGGACCTGCGGCAACAGGCTGCACGTCGCCGCGTACCGGGCGCGCCGCAAGGAAGCGGCGGGCTGA